From Williamwhitmania taraxaci, the proteins below share one genomic window:
- a CDS encoding DUF4097 family beta strand repeat-containing protein has protein sequence MKANFSKLGYFILLTVIALSASTTSFGKPNEKYTKTVSKSFAATPQTYLRLENKFGTVAITNWDKPEISIEVSIEVQTNSKQEAETTLNGITIRLNQQQDTIIATTIFDEKSDKIKGIFNLGQNSKEFSVNYTIKLPKETNIIVSQKFGDVNVDEITGYAAINVKYGNIRIRSLSRGNVQPLNNIVLGYAEGNIEHLGWCSIDLKFSKLNINNGKAAVLVSKHSNVEVENISSLVVKGKFDTYRIGNIKNLVAESSYTEFKVKTLSGKLAVEGKFGGIRIDQLANTFEEVRIDLEHAGVRLGIAPDISYKIDATSNFGSINISDDSKLSKVTKNTSSHTYGNVGNNPKGTINIVTKFGDIDIE, from the coding sequence TCATACTTCTTACGGTAATAGCGCTCTCGGCAAGTACCACATCGTTTGGAAAACCGAACGAGAAGTATACAAAGACAGTTAGCAAATCATTTGCAGCAACTCCACAAACCTATCTGCGCTTGGAAAACAAGTTTGGAACGGTTGCCATAACAAATTGGGATAAACCCGAGATTAGTATAGAGGTAAGCATAGAGGTACAAACCAACTCCAAGCAAGAAGCAGAAACAACCTTAAATGGTATCACCATTCGGTTGAACCAACAACAAGACACCATCATAGCTACAACTATCTTCGACGAAAAATCAGATAAGATAAAAGGAATCTTCAATCTGGGTCAGAATTCAAAGGAGTTTAGCGTTAACTACACCATTAAGCTTCCTAAAGAGACGAACATCATTGTTTCTCAAAAATTTGGGGATGTTAATGTTGATGAAATCACCGGATACGCCGCAATTAATGTAAAGTATGGCAATATTCGTATAAGAAGCCTTTCGCGCGGAAATGTGCAACCCTTAAATAACATTGTGCTCGGTTACGCCGAAGGAAATATTGAGCATTTAGGTTGGTGCTCCATTGATCTTAAGTTCTCTAAACTTAACATAAATAATGGAAAAGCCGCCGTATTGGTTAGCAAACATTCCAATGTTGAGGTCGAAAACATATCAAGTTTAGTAGTTAAGGGGAAATTTGACACCTACCGAATTGGTAATATCAAGAACCTAGTAGCAGAGAGTTCTTATACCGAATTTAAAGTAAAGACTCTCTCTGGAAAGTTGGCAGTCGAAGGAAAATTTGGCGGAATTCGCATTGATCAACTCGCAAACACGTTCGAGGAAGTTCGCATCGACCTCGAACATGCAGGAGTTCGATTGGGAATTGCGCCCGATATATCTTACAAGATTGATGCTACCTCAAACTTTGGAAGCATTAACATATCAGACGATAGCAAGTTAAGCAAAGTGACGAAAAACACCAGTAGCCACACATACGGTAACGTTGGAAATAATCCAAAAGGAACCATCAACATTGTAACTAAGTTTGGCGATATTGATATAGAATAA